In the Solibacillus sp. FSL K6-1523 genome, one interval contains:
- a CDS encoding YhzD family protein, whose protein sequence is MENYRFTAFEKTGETLFDEVWTFANDETAKIEGQKQIDDNGVTEKTHRLVNSAGKLILFHV, encoded by the coding sequence ATGGAAAATTATCGTTTTACTGCATTCGAAAAAACTGGAGAAACTTTATTTGATGAAGTATGGACTTTTGCAAACGACGAAACGGCAAAAATTGAAGGACAGAAACAGATTGACGATAATGGTGTTACTGAAAAAACGCATCGTTTAGTGAATTCAGCGGGCAAGTTAATTTTATTCCACGTCTAA
- the serC gene encoding 3-phosphoserine/phosphohydroxythreonine transaminase has protein sequence MTVTTNRAYNFNAGPSALPLEVLQKAQAELVDFKETGMSVMELSHRSATFEAVHNEAIARLRKLYEIPENYEVLFLQGGASLQFTMIPMNFLAQDQKASYIQTGAWSEKAIKEAKFFGTPVEAASTKENNYKNIPALEDIEVTQDAAYVHLTSNNTIFGTQWKTFPTTGDVPLIADMSSDILSKKVDVSNFAMIYAGAQKNLGPSGVTVVIIRKDFLEKANPNIPTMLKYDTHVANNSLYNTPPTFGIYMLGEVLKWVEEQGGLDAIEKRNEDKAQLIYDAIDQSNGFYYGHATEDSRSLMNITFRVADEALEKKFLAEAKDAGFVGLNGHRSVGGCRASAYNSVPVETCQALADFMVKFQQENQ, from the coding sequence ATGACAGTAACAACGAATCGCGCATATAACTTTAATGCAGGTCCATCTGCATTACCACTTGAAGTATTACAAAAAGCACAGGCAGAACTTGTTGATTTTAAAGAAACAGGTATGTCAGTAATGGAGTTAAGCCACCGTAGCGCTACATTTGAAGCGGTACATAACGAGGCAATCGCACGTTTACGCAAACTTTACGAAATTCCAGAAAACTACGAAGTGCTATTTTTACAAGGTGGAGCTAGCCTTCAATTTACGATGATCCCTATGAACTTCCTGGCACAAGATCAAAAAGCAAGCTATATTCAAACAGGTGCATGGTCAGAAAAAGCGATCAAAGAAGCAAAGTTTTTCGGTACACCAGTTGAAGCAGCAAGCACGAAAGAAAATAATTACAAAAACATCCCTGCACTTGAAGACATTGAAGTAACACAAGATGCAGCATATGTGCACTTAACTTCAAATAATACAATTTTCGGTACACAGTGGAAAACATTCCCTACGACTGGTGATGTGCCATTGATTGCAGATATGTCATCTGATATTTTATCTAAAAAAGTAGATGTTTCAAATTTCGCGATGATTTATGCGGGTGCTCAAAAAAATCTAGGTCCTTCTGGTGTAACAGTTGTTATTATCCGTAAAGATTTCCTAGAAAAAGCAAATCCAAACATTCCAACAATGTTAAAATATGATACACATGTTGCAAATAACTCTTTATACAATACACCGCCAACATTCGGCATTTATATGCTTGGTGAAGTATTGAAATGGGTTGAAGAACAAGGTGGATTAGACGCTATCGAAAAACGCAATGAAGATAAGGCGCAATTAATTTACGATGCAATCGATCAATCAAATGGCTTCTATTACGGTCACGCAACGGAAGATTCTCGTTCATTAATGAACATTACATTCCGCGTAGCAGATGAAGCTTTAGAAAAGAAATTTTTAGCTGAAGCAAAAGATGCTGGATTTGTTGGCTTAAACGGTCACCGTTCAGTTGGCGGTTGTCGCGCATCTGCATACAATTCTGTACCGGTAGAAACTTGCCAAGCATTAGCTGATTTCATGGTGAAATTCCAACAAGAAAATCAATAA
- the yhaM gene encoding 3'-5' exoribonuclease YhaM — MNEITKLQPGEQVDQFLLIKEAKKGVTTVGKPFMSLILQDRSGDIEAKLWDTNEEHESLYRAQIIVKVGGEIHDYRGKNQLRIKQIRPVRGDEGVQISDLLPTSAIPKEELYEQLTQFFFQIQNPNISRITRHIMKKHYEDLIIFPAATKNHHDYASGLIDHVVSMLKLSSAICDLYPTLNRDLLYAGVILHDIGKVIELSGPVGTAYTVEGNLLGHISIMVNEIGLTATELKIEGEEVMLLQHLVLSHHGKEEWGSPKKPMIQEAEILHYIDNIDAKMNMLTRALDKAKPGEFTERLFPLDNRSFYKPTI; from the coding sequence GTGAATGAAATTACAAAACTCCAGCCTGGTGAACAAGTGGACCAATTTTTATTAATTAAAGAGGCAAAAAAAGGAGTCACGACGGTTGGAAAGCCATTTATGTCTCTTATTTTACAAGATCGTAGTGGAGATATTGAGGCCAAGCTTTGGGATACAAATGAAGAGCATGAAAGTTTATATCGCGCACAAATTATCGTCAAAGTGGGCGGAGAAATTCATGATTATCGTGGGAAAAATCAACTTAGAATTAAACAAATTCGTCCTGTACGAGGAGACGAAGGGGTTCAAATTAGTGATTTACTACCAACATCGGCTATACCAAAAGAAGAATTATACGAGCAGTTAACACAATTTTTCTTCCAAATTCAAAATCCGAATATTTCACGAATTACACGTCATATTATGAAGAAACATTATGAGGATTTAATCATTTTCCCTGCAGCAACGAAAAATCATCATGATTATGCATCAGGTTTAATTGATCATGTTGTTTCGATGCTAAAATTAAGTAGCGCAATTTGTGATCTATACCCAACATTGAACCGTGATTTATTATATGCGGGTGTCATTTTACATGATATCGGTAAAGTGATTGAGTTATCTGGTCCTGTGGGCACTGCCTACACAGTGGAAGGGAACTTATTGGGGCATATTTCCATTATGGTCAATGAGATCGGTCTCACGGCAACTGAACTGAAAATTGAAGGCGAAGAAGTGATGTTACTTCAACACCTAGTGCTGTCTCATCATGGGAAGGAAGAATGGGGGAGCCCGAAAAAGCCAATGATTCAGGAAGCAGAAATTTTACATTATATTGATAATATTGATGCGAAAATGAATATGCTAACGCGTGCTTTAGATAAAGCGAAGCCAGGCGAGTTTACAGAGCGTTTATTCCCATTAGATAACCGTTCGTTTTATAAGCCAACTATTTAA
- a CDS encoding enoyl-CoA hydratase yields the protein MSYETIQLEIADRKATLSLNRPQAMNAMDFTMMRELAECFESLHNEKDVQILVVKGEGKVFSAGGDVKMMVASEDFSDFGSIMGTITRLVKAYYTLPMITIAQIHGAAAGLGLSLALGSDIIVAEQPSKIAMNFIGIGLIPDGAGHFFMKERLGTVQAKQMIWEGKVHNGEEALALGLIDHNVEEGMAAATVDQLVGKLLASPILAMIETKGILHQANLTELEMILQGEAQGQTKMRQTTDHLEGIKAFVEKRTPVFLGK from the coding sequence GAAAGGCGACGTTATCTTTAAATCGTCCGCAAGCAATGAATGCCATGGATTTTACGATGATGCGAGAATTAGCCGAATGCTTTGAATCGCTACATAACGAAAAGGATGTGCAAATCCTTGTTGTTAAAGGAGAAGGTAAAGTGTTCTCTGCAGGTGGAGACGTAAAAATGATGGTGGCATCAGAAGACTTTTCTGATTTTGGCTCGATTATGGGGACGATTACACGTCTTGTAAAAGCTTACTATACGTTACCGATGATTACGATTGCACAAATTCATGGTGCAGCAGCAGGACTTGGTTTGAGCTTAGCGTTAGGAAGCGATATTATCGTAGCAGAACAACCGAGTAAAATTGCGATGAACTTCATTGGGATTGGTTTAATTCCAGATGGAGCGGGTCATTTCTTTATGAAAGAACGCTTAGGAACGGTACAAGCAAAGCAAATGATTTGGGAAGGCAAAGTGCATAATGGGGAAGAGGCACTTGCGCTTGGTTTAATTGATCATAATGTGGAGGAAGGGATGGCAGCAGCTACGGTTGATCAGCTCGTTGGAAAATTATTAGCCTCCCCGATTTTAGCGATGATTGAGACGAAGGGGATTTTACATCAAGCGAATTTAACAGAGCTTGAAATGATTTTACAAGGTGAGGCACAAGGACAAACGAAAATGCGCCAAACTACAGATCACCTTGAAGGGATTAAAGCTTTTGTTGAAAAACGAACACCAGTATTTTTAGGGAAATAA